In Cloacibacillus sp., the genomic window TTCATCGAAAGCCTGCAATCTATCCATAAGTAATACCTCTCATATCCATATTTCATTCTATTATAATTAAATAGCTTAAACTTAAAAACAACAAGGGTGAATTACAGATTTAACGCTGAAATATTAGCAAGATAGAGGTTCGGCCAGCGCCACTTATGGCCTCCGCTACCTTGCGCGGTGCTATTATCCTATAATTCTAACCGACGGCAAATGTTGTCATGCTCAGGGAAGGAGAAAATTGAATTGAGAGAGAAAAAAAATAAAAAACCTACCGAGGGCGAGGGTTTTTCCCTCTCACAGCAGGGGCCGCTGGGGATATCGCTCAGGGCTCTGCTGGGAGCGGAAGAGGCGAAGCCCGCGGACTCCGCCGCCGCGGAGAAGGATATGGAAAAAATACCGCCGGGACCGGCTCCGGAGAAATTCGCAGCCGAGGCGAAAATATCAAAGGCCGCCCTGCGGCGCGAACGCGCGGGACGCGGCGGCAGGACCGTGACGATCGTGACGCTGCCGCAGGACTACCGCGGCGACCTAACGGCGCTCGCGAAGGAGCTGCGCAAAGCTCTCGGCTGCGGTTCCACTATAGAAGATGGAAAAATCGTCCTTCAGGGCGACATCATGGAGCGCGTGGAGGCCTTTTTCACCAAAAAGGGTGTAACGAAGGTGACAAAGAGCGGATAAAAAGAGTTTATTTAATTTGATTTATGCTGATTAATAATTAAACGGCGGTCGTTATAAAAAGTCCGCCGTCCGTTCATCTTTTTATAAAGGCCAGATGGGCGCCCTCTATATCAACGGCACCCACCCGGCCTTTAGTAGTTTTATTTATACTGTCTGGATAATGCTGTCTTATTTGGAACGTTTTCTCCTAACTATAAACAGCGTAGGCGCCGATACGAGTATCAGCAGCCCGGCGAAGTCCGTTCCGGCGCTGTCCGTGTAAAACTTAGATTTCGTGCCTGCTCCCGTCCAATCCGGCCCAAAGACCGTGAATTATCATGAATACACAGGCTGAAATAACCATTTACATCGCTCAATCCGAAAAATTAAAAGCCAATAATAGATATTATAAGTCTGTAAGCCATATTTTAAAATTAATCAAGCCTTATAGCCTTTTGAATATGACGCAAAGTCCTTCCATAATCAAGTTATAGTTTTTCGATATTCTGTTGAGGGGGGATAAAAGATGATAGGAGATGTCGTGAGAAAATACCGGAAGCTAAAAGGTCTCACTCAGCCGCAGCTCTGTGAGATCCTGAATATCCATCAGACCCACATAAGCAAGATAGAGCAGAACAAACGCTGTCCCTCAGTAGAGCTGCTTGCGGAGATACGCAGAGTTCTTGATATACCGCTTATGGAACTTTGGCGTGATGAAAATACGGAAAAAGTTCTCTCAGAGAGCTTGCGGGCTGGAAGCCCCTCGACGGCGGGGGAATTTTGTGATCCGAAGACATTGGAGGATACCGTCGCCGACGTGATGGCGCAGCTTGACGACATCCAGAAGGAAAAGGTGCTGGATTACGCCCGCGGACAGCTGGAGGTAAAAAGGGCTAAGGAGCTAATAAAAATTTACCGGAACAGTTGATACGCGCGCCGCGTATTTAGCGAACGCGGCGACAGCGCGGAAAAGATTTTCTTTTATGTGTCTATCCTTATAAATTCTCTGATGGTTTTATTTCTGTATATCAGGTCCTCCCTAACGGAAAAGCCGCGGTTTTCCCAAAAGGCGTTTCCCATCTTGTTGCGCGCGAAAACGACGAGCGCGGCCTTGTTGATGCCCTCCGCCTCCAGGGCTTTGAGCGACGCCTCCAAGAGGGCGCCGGCAACGCCCTTTCCGCGCTCGCACAGCGCGACCGCCGTATGATAGATATACCCCCTT contains:
- a CDS encoding GNAT family N-acetyltransferase, which codes for MEIRKMTADDYDGVYRLWMETPGLGLNSLDDSREGIERYLKRNPNTCFAAVKGERVIGVIISGHDGRRGYIYHTAVALCERGKGVAGALLEASLKALEAEGINKAALVVFARNKMGNAFWENRGFSVREDLIYRNKTIREFIRIDT
- a CDS encoding helix-turn-helix transcriptional regulator, yielding MIGDVVRKYRKLKGLTQPQLCEILNIHQTHISKIEQNKRCPSVELLAEIRRVLDIPLMELWRDENTEKVLSESLRAGSPSTAGEFCDPKTLEDTVADVMAQLDDIQKEKVLDYARGQLEVKRAKELIKIYRNS
- a CDS encoding translation initiation factor — its product is MREKKNKKPTEGEGFSLSQQGPLGISLRALLGAEEAKPADSAAAEKDMEKIPPGPAPEKFAAEAKISKAALRRERAGRGGRTVTIVTLPQDYRGDLTALAKELRKALGCGSTIEDGKIVLQGDIMERVEAFFTKKGVTKVTKSG